The Carassius carassius chromosome 34, fCarCar2.1, whole genome shotgun sequence genome has a segment encoding these proteins:
- the LOC132115269 gene encoding uncharacterized protein LOC132115269 yields MGLSVLTVVCFSLGLTAAASPSELKHSGCIKVNRCKCLMRDGSGLIDLVSVADDDGFIQRLKPLPSAVGNTDVLLSFSPCLPFSQPEDFSISDCIDVADCVNIRIHQDNRVINQYVNYGRHEGNKFSYNESKKTLTVSYSVFPDSEPQTVVHYQCSPNHSITHSQSFSADRPLQIWVESPCVCPNACELVDVGPGTIFLIILCLSVTAYFIIGSCALRPFRTSNGVQIAPEDSVWCMICYQLSERPDDCRRKRNYSLTDTL; encoded by the exons ATGGGTCTCTCTGTTCTGACTGTGGTTTGTTTCTCTTTAGGCCTCACAGCAGCTGCTTCTCCGTCCGAGCTGAAGCACAGCGGCTGTATTAAAGTGAATCGGTGTAAATGTCTGATGCGGGACGGGTCAGGCCTCATCGATCTGGTCTCAGTGGCGGACGACGATGGGTTCATCCAGCGACTCAAACCCCTGCCATCAGCGGTGGGAAACACAGATGTGCTGCTGTCCTTCAGCCCGTGTCTGCCCTTCTCACAGCCCGAGGACTTCAGCATCAGCGACTGCATCGATGTGGCTGATTGTGTCAATATACG GATTCATCAGGACAACAGGGTCATCAATCAGTACGTGAACTATGGCAGACATGAGGGCAATAAATTCAGCTATAATGAATCAAAGAAAACTCTCACGGTGTCTTACTCTG TGTTTCCTGACAGCGAGCCTCAAACTGTGGTTCATTACCAGTGCAGCCCGAATCACTCCATCACTCACAGCCAGAGCTTCAGTGCAGACAGACCCCTGCAGATTTGGGTGGAGAGTCCCTGTGTGTGTCCGAACGCATGTGAGCTGGTGGACGTGGGCCCTGGGACCATCTTCCTCATCATCCTCTGCCTCAGTGTGACCGCTTACTTCATCATAG GATCATGTGCACTTCGGCCGTTCAGGACTAGTAATGGTGTTCAGATTGCTCCAGAAGACAGTGTTTGGTGCATGATCTGCTATCAGCTCAGCGAGCGGCCAGACGACTGCAGGCGGAAGAGGAACTACTCGCTGACCGACACGCTGTGA